Genomic window (Tardiphaga sp. vice304):
GACGGCTTCGAGACCTTTTATGAGGGCAAGCTTGCCGACAGCATTGCCGCGGATCTCGTCCGCGTCGGCGCGCCGGTCACTGGCGACGACCTCCTGCGCCATCAGGCCAGCGAACGCCCGCCGCTGTCGGTCGCGGTGCACGGGGCAGAGCTGTTCAACATGGCGCCGCCGACGCAGGGTCTGTCGTCGCTGATGATCCTAGCGCTGTTCGACCGGCTCGGCGTGACGCAGGCCGAAGGTTTCGACCACATTCACGGCCTAGTCGAGGCGACCAAGCAGGCGTTCCTGGTTCGTGACGAGCATGTCGGCGACCCCGATTACATGACCGTCGATCCCGCCTCGTTCCTCGACGAGGCCTTGCTCGATGAGATGGCGAGCCGCATCGATCGCACCAAGGCGCTGCCGTGGCCGCATGTGCGAAAACCCGGCGATACGATCTGGCTCGGCGTCATCGACGGCCAGGGTCGCTCGGTGTCGTTCATCCAGTCGGTCTATTTCGAGTTCGGCTCTGGCGTGGTGCTGCCGGAAACCGGCATCTGCTGGCAGAACCGCGGCGCCTCGTTCCGCCTGCAAGCGTCCGGGTGGAATGCGCTGAAGCCGAACCGCAAGCCGTTCCACACGCTGAACCCGGCGATGGCGATCTTCGACGATGGCCGGCGCATGGTCTATGGCAATATGGGCGGCGAGGGCCAGCCGCAGACCCAGGCCGCAGTGTTCTCGCGCTACGGCATGTTCGGCACGCCGCTGCAGCAGGCGGTCAGCGCGCCGCGCTGGCTGCTCGGCAAGACCTGGGGCGACGAGAGCGTGACGCTGAAGCTGGAAGACCGCTTCGATCCCGCGCTGATCCGGCAGTTGAAGGACGCCGGCCACGAGGTCGAGGTGCTCGGCAGCTATACGAGCACGATGGGCCATGCCGGCGCGATCGTGCAGCATGCCAACGGCGTGCTGGAAGGCGCCACCGATCCACGCTCCGATGGTGCCGTGGCGGCGTGGTGAGCGCTCTTGCGAATCGTCCGCCGCGGCATAACTGAGGCGGATGATTTCAAGCGTTCTCGAAGAATTCGTCGACCGGCACCAGCGGCTGTTCGTCCTGACCGGCGCCGGTTGCAGCACGAATTCCGGCATTCCGGATTACCGCGACGCCGACGGCAACTGGAAGCGCACGCAGCCGATGACGTTCCAGGCCTTCATGGGCAGCGACGCCACACGGCGGCGCTACTGGGCGCGTAGCCTGCTCGGCTGGCGCCGCTTCGGCAGCGCGCAGCCCAATGACGCGCACCGCGCGCTGGCGCGGCTGCAGCAGATCGGCAAATGCGAGGCGCTGCTGACGCAGAACGTCGACGGCCTGCATGACGCCGCCGGCCACACCGGCGTGATCGACCTGCACGGCCGGCTCGACCAGGTGCGCTGCATGGGCTGCGAGCGCCGCATCCCCCGAGACGAGTTTCAGCACGAGATGGGCTTGCGCAATCCGGGCTGGCTCCTGCTCGACGCCAAGGCGGCGCCCGATGGCGACGCCGATCTGGAGAGCGATTATTTCGCCGCCTTCGACGTGCCGCCCTGCGCGCAATGCGGCGGCATCCTCAAGCCGGATGTCGTGTTCTTCGGCGAGACGGTGCCGCGCGAGCGCGTCGAGACCGCGATGGCGCATCTCGCAAAGGCCGACGCCATGCTGGTCGTCGGCTCCTCGCTGATGGTCTATTCCGGCTATCGCTTCGCGCAGACCGCGGCCAGGGGCGGCCTTCCGATCGCCGCGATCAATCTCGGCCGCACCCGCGCCGACGAGCAACTCGCTTTCAAGATCGAGCAGCGCTGCGAAGATGCTTTGGCGTTTTTGCTCTGAGCGCGAAATCTGGCGCCGCCAGCGTGTGGCATTGCGGCAGTGCTCGAACCGTTCCGTCTATCGGAGCATCCGACATTCGAGGCCGCGCCGGAACGGATAGATCTTTGTCCCTGCGCAAAGAGAAGCAGTCGAAACCGGATAGCTTCGCGCGGTCGAGTGCCGCAGCGAAAGTCGGCGCGGCCTGAAAGGTGCTGTCATGCCGAGCCCCAAGCTGAAGAATTATCGCGGACCGGCGCTGTTCTCGTTCGGTTTCCGGCCGTTCTTCCTGTTCGGTTCGCTCTATGCGGGCGCCGCCATGCTGGTCTGGCTGCCGGTTTTCTACGGCACGCTCGGGCTGGGCACGGCCTTCGCGCCGCGCGACTGGCACATTCACGAGATGCTGTTCGGCTACATCGCCGCGGTGCTCGCGGGCTTCCTCTTGACGGCGATCCCGAACTGGACCGGAAGATTGCCGCTGCAGGGCCGGCCGCTGATGGTGCTGTTCGCGGTGTGGGTCGCCGGGCGCATCGCGGTCAGCGTGTCGGCCACGATCGGCTGGGGTGCCGCGGCCGTCATCGATGGCGCGTTTCTCGTCCTGTTGGCGGCAGCCGCGGCGCGCGAAATCATCGCCGGTCGCAAATGGAGCAATCTCAATATCGTGGCCGTGGTCAGCCTGCTCGCGGCCGGCAATATCTTCTTCCATCTGGAAGCGCATGTCAGCGGGCTGGCCGACTACGCCAGCCGCGCGGGCATCGCCGTGGTGATGATGTTGATCTCGCTGATCGGCGGGCGCATCATCCCGAGCTTCACGCGCAACTGGCTGGCGAAGCGCGGAGCGGGACGGCTGTCGATCCCGTTCGGGCGGTTCGACATGATCACGCTGGGCATCAGCGCGCTGGTGTTGATCGGATGGATCGTCCGCCCGCTCGAGCCCGTGACGGGCGTTGCCCTGTTGATATGTAGCGGCCTGCACATCGCGCGCCTCGCGCGCTGGACCGGATACCGCACGACGTCCGACCGGCTGGTGCTGATTCTGCATCTGGCTTACGCCTTCGTGCCGCTGGGCTTCGTCCTCGCCGCGCTGAGTGCGTGGGATCTGGTCGCCCCAAGCGCCGGCATTCATGCCTGGACCGGCGGCGCCATCGGCACCATGACGCTCGCCGTCATGACGCGCGCCACGCTGGGCCACACCGGCCAGACCCTGCGGGCATCGCCGGCGACCCATCTGATCTATGCGGCGGTGATCGTTGCTGCCTTGTCGCGGGTCTGCGCGGTGCTGCAGCCCGATCATGCCGGACCGTTGCTGGCCATCGCCGGCGTGGCCTGGGCAGCCGCCTTCACCGGCTTTGCTGCGGCCTATGGCCCGGCGCTGTGCCGGCGCATGAAGTGAGCAGGTCTGCGCTGACCGTCTACGGCGCGGCGAGCTGGCGCAGCGTGCCGGCGCTTTCGCCGGCGACGATGTGCGGCCCGGTATTGACGTCGACGACCGCGGGGATCGAACTGATGATCGCGCCGTCCCAGCCGCCGCCGAGCGCCTTGGCCAGTGCGATGTATGACGTCGCGATCGCCACCCGGCTGATGATCAGGCTGTCTTCGGCGGTGTAGAACGAACGCTCCGCCGTCAGCGCTTCGAGGAAGCTGGTCGAGCCGGACGTATAGAGCGCGCGCGACAGCCGCGTCGCCTCGCCGTAGCGCCGCGCCGCCTCGCTCAGGCGCTGGATCTTGATGCGCTCCTGCGCCATCGAGACCAGCGCGTTCTCGACATCCTCCAGCGCGGTCAGCACCGATGAACGCCATGCCAGGTAATACTGGTCGCGCTGGGCGCCGGCGATATCCACCGCGGCGCGCAGCTTGCCGCCGTTGAAAATCGGCACGGAGAGGCTCGGTCCGACCGACCAGCCGATCGTGGACGCCTTGCCGAGGTCGCCGATGTTCAGCGCGGAGGTCGATACCGATCCGGTCAGGCTGACGCTGGGGTAGAGCGCGGCCTCGGCCTGGCCGACCCGGGCGGTGTATTGCGCATATAGCCGTTCCGCCTTGCGCACGTCCGGTCGCAGGATCAGCACGTCGGCGGGAATTCCCGTCGGCAGAGGCAGCCGCGGCGCGGGAATTTTCGCGACGCGCTTGAATGGCAGCGCCAGCGCGGTCGGTTCGCGGCCGAGCAGCACGCCGATGCGGTGCACCGCTTCGGCATAGCTGACTTCGTAGGTCGGGATGTAGGATTCGGTGGTCGCGGCGAGGCCCGCGGCATTGGCGGCGTCAACGGCCGAGGACGAACCGGCCTCGAATTTCTGCTGCGTCAGCAGCGCGGTCTGGCGCTGCGAGGCGGCGGTGCGGCGGGCCAGCGCGATCCGCGCCTGGTAGCCGCGCATCTCGACGTAATAGGCGGCGACGTCGCCGACCAGCGTCAGCAGCGTCGCGCGCAAATCGTCCTCGGCGGCATCGACGCCATAGGTCGCGGCTTCCACGGCGCGTTTGTTGCCGCCGAACAGGTCGAGCTCCCAGCTCGAATCGAAGCCGGCCTGATGCAGATTATAGGTGAACGGTGTTGCGCCGGCGCCGGCAGTACTGCCTGACGTGGCGGTGCTGGTGCCCGTCTGGTTATAGGTGCTGGAGCCGAAGCCATCGACCAGCGGCAACAGCGCGCCGATCGCCTGCCGCCGCGTCGCGCGGGCCTCGCGAATGCGCGCCTTGGCGGAGGCGACGTCGAGATTGCCTTCGACGGCCTCCTCGATCAGCCTGTTGAGCGTGGGGTCGCCGAGCCTGTTCCACCAATGCGCCAGCGACACCGGTCGGGTCACGGCGCTTGGCTTGGCATTGCCCCACTGCGTCGGCAGCGCGATCGGCGCGCCGAAATAGTCCGGGCCGACGGCGCAGGCGGACAGAGTGGTGCCGATCATCAGCAGGGCGCCGAGGCGTGTCGCCAGCGAGCGGCGGGAGGCGTTGGACGGATGGCTCATGGGGACACCGAGGGTGAAGCCGGCTTGATCTCGGCGGTTGCGTCAGTTTTCACGGGTTGTTTGCGCTTGAACAGGCGGCGGACCGCGACGAACAGCAGCGGCACGAAGAAGATGCCTAGCAGAGTCGCGGCGATCATGCCGCCCATCACGCCGATGCCGATCGAATTCTGCGCGCCGGAGCCGGCGCCGGAGGCGATCGCCAGCGGCGTGACGCCGAGGATGAAGGCGAACGAGGTCATGATGATCGGCCGCAGCCGCTGCCGCGCGGCATCCAGCGTGGCCTCCACCACGCCCATGCCGGAGGCCTCGCGTTCGATGGCGAATTCGATGATCAAAATCGCGTTTTTCGCGGCTAGGCCGATCGTGGTCAGCAGGCCGACCTTGACGTAGACGTCGTTGGTCTGACCGAACAGGAACGCGCCGAGCAAGGCGCCGAAGATGCCGATCGGCACCGACAGCATCACCGCCAGTGGGATCGACCAGCTCTCATAGAGCGCGGCGAGGCACAGGAACACCACGACCAGCGAGATCGAATACAGCGACGCCGCCTGGTTGCCGGACAGTCGCTCCTGCGCGGACAGCCCGGTCCATTCATGGCCGTAGCCGGATGGCAGTTCGGTCATCAGGCGGTCGATCTCGTCCATGCCGGCGCCGGAGCTGATGCCCGCGGCCGACTCGCCCTGGATTTCCACGGCGGAGGAGCCGTTGAAACGTTCGAGCCGCGGCGAGCCGAAGGTCCAGTGCCCGGAGGCGAAGGCGGAGAACGGCACCGTCACGCCCGACGCATTGCGGACGAACCAGCGGCCGATGTCGTCCGGCTGCATGCGAAAGTCCTTGTCGCCCTGCAAATAGACTTTCTTGACGCGGCCGCGGTCGATGAAGTCGTTGACATAGCTCGAGCCCCACGCAGTCGACAGCGTGGTGTTGACGTCGTCCAGCGACACGCCGAGCGCGCTGGCCTTCTCCTGGTCGATCTCGACCGAGTATTGCGGCTCGTCTTCCTGGCCGTTCGGACGGGTATTGGCGATCTGCTTGCTCTGCCCCGCGGCGGCCAGCAACTTGTTGCGGGTCTCGATCAGCGCGGCATGGCCGGCGCCGTTGATGTCCTGCAAATAGAAGCTGAAGCCGTTGGAATTGCCCATGCCCTGGATTGCGGGTGGCGCCAGCGCGAAGACGCGGGCGTCCTTGATCTTCGAAAAGAACGCCATCGCGCGGCCGGCAATCGCCGGCGCCGTCGAGGCCGCGCCCTTGCGCTCGTCGAACGGCTTGAGCTGGATGAAGGCGATGCCGATGTTCTGCCCGGCGCCGCCGAAGCCGAAACCGGCCGAGGCGAAGATGCCCTGCACGGCGTCCTTTTCGTTCTGGGTGTAGAAGTCCGTCACCTGCTTCAGGACGCGCAAGGTGCGGTCCTGGGTGGCACCGACCGGCAACTGTACGGTGGTGAGCAGGATGCCCTGGTCCTCCTGCGGCAGGAACGAACTCGGCAGCCGCGCGAACATCACGCCGGTGGCGACCGTGATCGCCACGAACAGCATCAGAAAGCGCTTCGATCGCGAGATCAGGCCTGCGGTGCCGTTGCGGTAGGCATGTGAGCTGCGGGCGAAGGTGCGGTTGAACCAGCCGAAGAAGCCTTTCTTCACGGCGTGTTTCTCGGGCTTCTTCAGCAGCGTGGCGCACAGTGCGGGCGTCAGGATGATGGCGACGATCACCGACAGCACCATCGCCGAGACGATGGTCACCGAGAACTGCCGGTAGATCACGCCGACCGCACCGCCGAAGAACGCCAT
Coding sequences:
- a CDS encoding gamma-glutamyltransferase family protein, with product MLETPRARRGMVTSPHHLASQAGLDILKAGGTAVEAAIAVAACLSVVYPHMTGIGGDGFWLIAEPGKPPTTVDACGRAGAAVDLAYYAKHGCQTIPFRGPLAANTVAGTVSGWQKALDLSKHWQTPLSREQLLESAIYYAESGIVVTRSQSELTAEKAPELQDQPNFAAAFMPGGKAPAEGDVLKLAALGATLKRLAADGFETFYEGKLADSIAADLVRVGAPVTGDDLLRHQASERPPLSVAVHGAELFNMAPPTQGLSSLMILALFDRLGVTQAEGFDHIHGLVEATKQAFLVRDEHVGDPDYMTVDPASFLDEALLDEMASRIDRTKALPWPHVRKPGDTIWLGVIDGQGRSVSFIQSVYFEFGSGVVLPETGICWQNRGASFRLQASGWNALKPNRKPFHTLNPAMAIFDDGRRMVYGNMGGEGQPQTQAAVFSRYGMFGTPLQQAVSAPRWLLGKTWGDESVTLKLEDRFDPALIRQLKDAGHEVEVLGSYTSTMGHAGAIVQHANGVLEGATDPRSDGAVAAW
- a CDS encoding efflux transporter outer membrane subunit, which encodes MSHPSNASRRSLATRLGALLMIGTTLSACAVGPDYFGAPIALPTQWGNAKPSAVTRPVSLAHWWNRLGDPTLNRLIEEAVEGNLDVASAKARIREARATRRQAIGALLPLVDGFGSSTYNQTGTSTATSGSTAGAGATPFTYNLHQAGFDSSWELDLFGGNKRAVEAATYGVDAAEDDLRATLLTLVGDVAAYYVEMRGYQARIALARRTAASQRQTALLTQQKFEAGSSSAVDAANAAGLAATTESYIPTYEVSYAEAVHRIGVLLGREPTALALPFKRVAKIPAPRLPLPTGIPADVLILRPDVRKAERLYAQYTARVGQAEAALYPSVSLTGSVSTSALNIGDLGKASTIGWSVGPSLSVPIFNGGKLRAAVDIAGAQRDQYYLAWRSSVLTALEDVENALVSMAQERIKIQRLSEAARRYGEATRLSRALYTSGSTSFLEALTAERSFYTAEDSLIISRVAIATSYIALAKALGGGWDGAIISSIPAVVDVNTGPHIVAGESAGTLRQLAAP
- a CDS encoding NAD-dependent protein deacetylase, translated to MISSVLEEFVDRHQRLFVLTGAGCSTNSGIPDYRDADGNWKRTQPMTFQAFMGSDATRRRYWARSLLGWRRFGSAQPNDAHRALARLQQIGKCEALLTQNVDGLHDAAGHTGVIDLHGRLDQVRCMGCERRIPRDEFQHEMGLRNPGWLLLDAKAAPDGDADLESDYFAAFDVPPCAQCGGILKPDVVFFGETVPRERVETAMAHLAKADAMLVVGSSLMVYSGYRFAQTAARGGLPIAAINLGRTRADEQLAFKIEQRCEDALAFLL
- a CDS encoding efflux RND transporter permease subunit codes for the protein MSRFFIDRPIFAWVIAITIMLGGLLALTGLSIAQYPQIAPTTVKINATYPGANAQTVENSVTKVIEQGLTGIDNLDYMTSTSTSTGSATITITFKSGANADIAQMQVQNKLQLITALLPQIVQTTGLAVTKSATGFLMVIGFVSSDGKLSSNDLADYVNSTLNDTLKRVTGVGETQLFGAGYAMRIWMDPDKLAKYALMPSDVSAAIQAQNTQVSAGQLGGVPARPGQQLNASITVRSRLQTPEQFRSIILKSDTNGSLVRLNDVATVELGAESYTTSATYNGKSAAGLAITLATGANAIATAEAVQSTIKRLSTTFPQGVEVVYPYDTTPFVRLSIEDVVKTLIEAIVLVFIVMYAFLQNIRATIIPTLAVPVVLLGTFGVLAIFGYSINTLTMFAMVLAIGLLVDDAIVVVENVERVMEEEDLSPKEATRKSMDEITGALVGIATVLSAVFIPMAFFGGAVGVIYRQFSVTIVSAMVLSVIVAIILTPALCATLLKKPEKHAVKKGFFGWFNRTFARSSHAYRNGTAGLISRSKRFLMLFVAITVATGVMFARLPSSFLPQEDQGILLTTVQLPVGATQDRTLRVLKQVTDFYTQNEKDAVQGIFASAGFGFGGAGQNIGIAFIQLKPFDERKGAASTAPAIAGRAMAFFSKIKDARVFALAPPAIQGMGNSNGFSFYLQDINGAGHAALIETRNKLLAAAGQSKQIANTRPNGQEDEPQYSVEIDQEKASALGVSLDDVNTTLSTAWGSSYVNDFIDRGRVKKVYLQGDKDFRMQPDDIGRWFVRNASGVTVPFSAFASGHWTFGSPRLERFNGSSAVEIQGESAAGISSGAGMDEIDRLMTELPSGYGHEWTGLSAQERLSGNQAASLYSISLVVVFLCLAALYESWSIPLAVMLSVPIGIFGALLGAFLFGQTNDVYVKVGLLTTIGLAAKNAILIIEFAIEREASGMGVVEATLDAARQRLRPIIMTSFAFILGVTPLAIASGAGSGAQNSIGIGVMGGMIAATLLGIFFVPLLFVAVRRLFKRKQPVKTDATAEIKPASPSVSP
- a CDS encoding NnrS family protein, whose translation is MPSPKLKNYRGPALFSFGFRPFFLFGSLYAGAAMLVWLPVFYGTLGLGTAFAPRDWHIHEMLFGYIAAVLAGFLLTAIPNWTGRLPLQGRPLMVLFAVWVAGRIAVSVSATIGWGAAAVIDGAFLVLLAAAAAREIIAGRKWSNLNIVAVVSLLAAGNIFFHLEAHVSGLADYASRAGIAVVMMLISLIGGRIIPSFTRNWLAKRGAGRLSIPFGRFDMITLGISALVLIGWIVRPLEPVTGVALLICSGLHIARLARWTGYRTTSDRLVLILHLAYAFVPLGFVLAALSAWDLVAPSAGIHAWTGGAIGTMTLAVMTRATLGHTGQTLRASPATHLIYAAVIVAALSRVCAVLQPDHAGPLLAIAGVAWAAAFTGFAAAYGPALCRRMK